The Amblyraja radiata isolate CabotCenter1 chromosome 1, sAmbRad1.1.pri, whole genome shotgun sequence genome contains a region encoding:
- the myl5 gene encoding myosin light chain 5, translated as MASRKTKKKEGGAKRAQRASSNVFSSFEQTQIQEFKEAFTLIDQNRDGFIDKEDLKDTYASLGKLNVKDDELESMLQEATGPINFTMFLNLFGAKLHGSDPEEVMLNAFKMFDPNGKGNINKEELKHLLMTQADKFTAEETDQMFQSSPIDTAGNLDYKSLCYIITHGEEKED; from the exons ATG GCGAGCAGGAAGACCAAAAAGAAGGAAGGCGGCGCCAAGCGAGCCCAGAGGGCTTCCTCCAACGTCTTCTCCAGCTTTGAACAGACCCAGATCCAGGAATTCAAGGAA GCTTTCACTCTGATTGACCAGAACAGAGATGGCTTCATTGACAAAGAAGATCTGAAAGACACTTATGCATCCTTGG gcAAACTCAACGTAAAAGATGATGAACTAGAATCCATGTTGCAAGAGGCTACTGGTCCAATTAACTTTACCATGTTTTTAAATCTGTTTGGAGCAAAGTTACATG GTTCTGATCCAGAAGAGGTGATGCTAAATGCCTTCAAAATGTTTGATCCAAATGGGAAAGGAAACATCAACAAAGAAGA ATTGAAACACTTGTTAATGACACAAGCTGACAAGTTCACAGCTGAGGAG ACTGACCAGATGTTTCAGTCCTCTCCCATTGATACGGCGGGTAACCTGGATTATAAATCACTCTGCTACATCATCACACACGGTGAAGAAAAGGAAGACTAA